In Buchnera aphidicola (Schlechtendalia peitan), one genomic interval encodes:
- a CDS encoding FtsX-like permease family protein: MIYLSFLISKRFNSQFRNNSIIPIVSIISKIGIFLGIFVLIVSLSALNGFQLELNNRIISILPHGEIFPIDHSFKNWKEIKRLLESSSDIVSVTPYISTTALINHKNGIKGIQLRGVNFNENYKLHKFKKFIQFKTFKMIKKNHNQIILGKNIAKSLSIRKGDWINIIIPSNYNHKELYPKYISLKILDFFQINGSIDNTLALVPILDLKKYLNMKANVSGLEISVKNPFDTIKVFKNIKLGLPENFFIKNWIFEYGNIYHDIKLVKTIVYVTMTLVIVISCFNIASVTFLEISKKINSIAILKTLGMNNIFILIVFLIHGIKSIMTIGCFSLLLSVISLWNFKYFLSYIEKYLGQKLLSNAIYFVDSIPISIAYSDIFLIFLILFLIGCITSYYSAYHASKVNPVEILKNIK; encoded by the coding sequence GTGATCTATTTATCTTTTTTAATATCTAAAAGATTTAATTCTCAATTTAGAAACAATAGTATAATCCCTATAGTTTCAATAATTTCTAAAATAGGTATATTTTTAGGAATATTTGTATTGATAGTTAGTTTAAGTGCTTTAAACGGATTTCAACTTGAATTAAATAATAGAATTATCTCAATACTTCCTCATGGAGAAATATTTCCAATAGATCATTCATTTAAAAACTGGAAAGAAATTAAACGTTTGTTAGAATCGTCGTCTGATATTGTGTCCGTAACTCCATATATTAGTACTACAGCATTAATTAATCATAAAAACGGTATAAAAGGAATTCAATTAAGAGGAGTAAATTTTAATGAAAATTATAAACTTCATAAGTTTAAAAAATTTATACAATTTAAAACTTTTAAAATGATAAAAAAAAATCATAATCAGATTATTCTTGGAAAAAACATAGCAAAATCTTTATCTATCCGAAAAGGAGATTGGATAAACATAATAATTCCTAGTAATTATAATCATAAAGAACTATATCCTAAATATATTTCTTTAAAAATATTAGATTTTTTTCAAATAAATGGAAGTATAGATAATACGTTAGCTTTAGTACCTATATTAGATTTAAAAAAGTATCTCAATATGAAAGCTAATGTTTCAGGATTAGAAATATCTGTAAAAAATCCATTTGATACAATTAAAGTTTTTAAAAACATTAAATTAGGCTTGCCTGAGAACTTTTTTATTAAAAATTGGATATTTGAATATGGTAATATATATCATGATATTAAATTAGTAAAAACTATTGTTTATGTAACTATGACATTAGTAATTGTTATCTCATGTTTTAACATAGCATCTGTTACTTTTTTAGAAATATCTAAAAAAATCAATAGTATTGCAATACTTAAAACTTTAGGAATGAACAATATTTTTATTCTAATTGTATTTTTAATTCATGGAATTAAATCTATTATGACCATTGGATGTTTTTCTTTATTATTAAGCGTAATATCATTATGGAACTTTAAATATTTTTTATCTTATATTGAAAAATATTTAGGTCAAAAATTATTATCGAATGCTATTTATTTTGTTGATTCTATTCCTATTTCTATTGCCTATTCAGATATTTTTTTAATATTCTTGATCTTATTTTTAATAGGATGTATAACCAGTTACTATTCTGCTTATCATGCTAGTAAAGTTAATCCTGTAGAAATTTTGAAAAATATTAAGTAA
- the gap gene encoding type I glyceraldehyde-3-phosphate dehydrogenase codes for MTIKVGINGFGRIGRMVFRLAQLRSNIEILAINDFIDTQYMAYMLKYDSTHGSFCGTISVKDDVLIVNKKKICITNEKNPEKLLWGDLDIDVVVESTGIFLTTEDAYKHIKSGAKKVVITGPSKDNTPMFVRGANFEKYSGQKIVSNASCTTNCLAPLSKIINDKYEILEGLMTTVHATTATQKTVDGLSHKDWRGGRSALQNIIPSTTGAAHAVGKVLPELNNKLTGIAFRIPTANVSVVDLTIRQKKPATYSEVCQTIKIASETNMKNIIGYTEEKVVSTDFNGSELTSIFDASAGLCLSKNFMKLIAWYDNETGYSSKVLDLVELVNSK; via the coding sequence ATGACTATTAAAGTAGGTATTAATGGATTTGGACGAATAGGGAGAATGGTATTTAGATTAGCTCAATTACGTTCTAACATTGAAATATTAGCAATAAATGATTTTATTGATACACAATATATGGCATATATGCTGAAATATGATTCTACACATGGTAGTTTTTGTGGAACTATTTCAGTTAAAGATGATGTTCTCATCGTAAATAAGAAAAAAATATGTATAACGAATGAGAAAAATCCAGAAAAATTACTCTGGGGAGATTTAGATATTGATGTAGTAGTAGAATCTACGGGAATATTTTTAACTACTGAAGATGCATACAAACATATTAAATCTGGAGCTAAAAAAGTAGTAATAACTGGACCATCTAAAGATAATACTCCAATGTTTGTTCGAGGGGCTAATTTTGAAAAGTATTCAGGACAAAAAATAGTTTCAAATGCATCTTGTACTACAAATTGTTTAGCTCCTTTATCAAAAATTATCAATGATAAATATGAAATTTTAGAAGGACTAATGACAACAGTGCATGCTACTACAGCCACCCAAAAAACTGTTGATGGATTATCACATAAAGATTGGAGAGGAGGAAGAAGTGCTCTACAAAACATTATTCCTTCAACTACAGGAGCAGCACATGCTGTTGGAAAAGTTCTACCTGAATTAAATAACAAATTGACAGGGATAGCTTTTCGAATTCCTACCGCTAATGTTTCTGTAGTAGATCTAACTATTCGTCAAAAAAAACCAGCTACTTATTCGGAAGTGTGTCAAACAATAAAAATTGCTTCTGAAACTAATATGAAAAATATTATTGGTTATACTGAAGAAAAAGTTGTATCAACAGATTTTAACGGTAGTGAACTTACTTCTATTTTTGATGCTTCAGCTGGATTATGTTTAAGCAAGAACTTTATGAAATTAATAGCTTGGTATGATAACGAAACTGGGTACTCTAGTAAAGTACTAGATTTAGTAGAATTAGTAAATTCAAAATAG
- the fldA gene encoding flavodoxin FldA has protein sequence MKDIGIFYGSDTGNTEKIAKKIQYYIGENISSIYDIANSNKESMEKYNTLILGVSTWYYGELQCDWDDFFSTFTTINFHKKNIAFFGCGDQEDYSDYFCDGIGILFNAIKKSNACFIGKWSTDDYYFESSKALYNKHSFLGLTIDEDRQPNKSQKRVIHWTNQIKKELKIAQ, from the coding sequence ATGAAAGATATAGGAATTTTTTATGGTAGTGATACAGGAAATACAGAAAAAATAGCAAAAAAAATCCAATACTATATAGGTGAAAATATATCTTCTATTTATGACATTGCCAATTCTAATAAAGAAAGTATGGAGAAGTACAATACTCTTATTTTAGGAGTTTCTACATGGTATTATGGAGAATTACAATGTGATTGGGACGATTTTTTTTCAACATTTACAACAATAAATTTTCATAAAAAAAATATTGCTTTCTTTGGATGCGGGGATCAAGAAGATTATTCTGATTATTTTTGTGATGGAATTGGAATATTGTTTAATGCTATAAAAAAATCAAACGCTTGTTTTATTGGAAAGTGGTCTACTGATGATTATTATTTTGAAAGTTCTAAAGCACTGTACAATAAGCATAGTTTTTTAGGATTAACTATAGACGAAGATCGACAACCAAATAAAAGTCAAAAAAGAGTAATACACTGGACAAATCAAATAAAAAAAGAGCTTAAAATTGCACAATAA
- the phrB gene encoding deoxyribodipyrimidine photo-lyase, with the protein MNTNLVWFRNDLRIRNNLALYYACKDSKSTVLALFISVPEQWKKNFISPRKTYLIYKNVVYLKKELMKLNIFLHYYESTTFIKSINYLVKFCKKNKVNKLYFNYEYEYLEKKRDIIAIQRIKNNFISSYGFHNSTLIQPGLITNQHGKMYKKYNCFKKKCIILLKNFSHTNFMPKKRNTLVKQSDFQISFFNFPIKKIYEQLFPIGEVKILRQLKLFFKKKIYDYDVNHNYFALDNTSMISAHLSIGVLSPLQCFSFFLKYHSNASKCSIEKCHWINELIWREFFKHLLYFYPNLSKQSIFCNWEQNIKWKNNLKYLNAWKHGKTGFPIIDAGMRQLKKLGWMHNRLRMITSSFLVKNLLIDWRKGEKYFMSQLIDGDLALNNGNWKWIASIGSNSMPYFRIFNPILQSKKFDKMGIFIKKYVTELKNIPSNIIHNPDLWNKHIREIIDYPNPIINLIDSKKTVLKIFKHAKKF; encoded by the coding sequence ATGAATACTAATCTTGTATGGTTTCGAAATGATTTAAGAATACGAAATAATTTAGCATTGTACTACGCTTGTAAAGATAGTAAATCTACTGTATTAGCTTTATTTATTTCTGTTCCTGAACAATGGAAAAAAAATTTTATTTCTCCTAGAAAAACTTATTTAATATATAAGAATGTTGTATATTTGAAAAAAGAATTGATGAAATTAAATATTTTTTTACATTATTATGAATCTACAACTTTTATAAAATCCATTAATTATCTCGTTAAATTTTGTAAAAAAAATAAAGTAAACAAACTATATTTTAATTATGAATATGAATATCTCGAAAAAAAGAGAGATATTATAGCAATCCAGAGGATAAAAAATAATTTTATTTCTTCATATGGATTTCATAATTCAACATTAATTCAACCCGGATTAATTACTAATCAACATGGAAAAATGTATAAAAAATACAATTGTTTTAAAAAAAAATGCATAATATTGTTAAAAAATTTTTCACATACAAATTTTATGCCAAAAAAAAGAAATACTCTTGTTAAACAATCCGATTTTCAAATTTCATTTTTTAACTTTCCTATAAAAAAAATTTATGAACAATTATTTCCAATTGGAGAAGTAAAAATACTTAGACAGCTGAAATTATTTTTTAAAAAGAAAATTTATGATTACGATGTTAATCACAACTATTTCGCATTAGATAATACTAGTATGATTTCTGCTCATTTGTCTATTGGTGTATTATCCCCATTACAGTGTTTTTCGTTCTTTTTAAAATATCATTCTAATGCAAGTAAATGTTCTATTGAAAAATGTCATTGGATTAATGAACTGATTTGGCGTGAATTTTTTAAACATTTATTATATTTTTATCCAAATTTAAGTAAACAAAGCATATTTTGTAATTGGGAACAAAATATCAAATGGAAAAATAATCTAAAATATTTAAACGCATGGAAACACGGAAAAACAGGTTTTCCTATTATAGATGCTGGAATGCGACAATTAAAGAAATTAGGATGGATGCACAATCGTTTGCGTATGATTACCTCCAGTTTTTTAGTAAAAAATTTATTAATTGATTGGAGAAAGGGAGAAAAATATTTTATGTCACAACTTATTGATGGTGATTTAGCATTAAATAATGGTAATTGGAAATGGATTGCTTCAATAGGCAGCAATAGTATGCCATATTTTAGAATATTCAATCCTATATTACAATCTAAAAAATTTGATAAAATGGGAATATTTATTAAAAAATATGTTACTGAATTAAAAAATATTCCTTCAAATATAATTCATAATCCTGACTTATGGAATAAACATATACGAGAAATAATTGATTATCCTAATCCAATAATTAATCTTATTGATTCAAAAAAAACAGTCTTAAAAATTTTTAAACATGCAAAAAAATTTTAA